A window of Terriglobales bacterium genomic DNA:
GTACGAGTCCGGCGTGGACGTGGTGCCGGTGACCACCATCATCAACGGCATCAACAACGAGCAGGTGGGGCGCATCATCAAGTTCGCGCTCGACAATCCCAAGCTGATCAGCTTCTGCTCGTTCCAGCCGGTGTCGTTCACCGGGCGCGACGAGGAGATCACGGAAGAGCGGCGGGCGGCGCAGCGCTACACCCTGGCGCACCTGGCGCACGACGTGAAGAGCCAGGTGGGCATCGGCGAGCCGACACGCGACTGGTTCCCGCTGTCGTTCATGGGAACGTTCTCCGACTGGGCCGACCTGGTGCACGGGCCGGACGCCACCTGGGGACAGATGAGCTGCGGCTGCCACCCGAACTGCGGCGTGGGCATGGGCATCATGGTGGACAAGGAAACCAAGGAAGCGGCGCCCATCACCGCATTCCTCAATGCCGACCAACTGGCCAAGGACGTGGCCAAGGTCACCGACGCGGGCCGCGGCCGCACGATGTCGCTGCTGGGCATGGCGCTGGCGGTGATGCGCAACTTCGATTCGTTCAAGACCACCACCCACTTCAGCATCTTCGACCTGCTCATGAAGTTCGACAAGGGCTTCGGGGCGAGCAAGAAGGCGCGTTCGGGGGCATACGGCAAGGTCGGGGCCGATCGCACCATCGAAGACGTGGAGAAGCGGCGCAAGGACCGCTGGAACATCCTCTTCATCGCCGGCATGTGGTTCCAGGACCTGTGGAACTACGATTTCCGGCGCACCGAGCAGTGCATCATCCCGTACGCGACGCAGGAGGGCGAGATCAGCTTCTGCGCCTACAACACCGGCATCGGCTGGCGCAACATCATCGAGAAGATGCACATGACGGCGACCCTGACCAAGTGGTACGACGAGCACGGCCGGCACGAGATCTTCGCCGGGGGCAAGAACGTCAGCATCGAGCAGCCGAAGGAGCGCGTGTACACGCTGAACCGCGACCTGATCACCGACGAGGAGCAGCGCGACCTGGACAAGCTGGGCGTGGCCAAGAACGCCCGCGAGGAGAAGATCCGCAAGCGCGACCAGAAGATGAAAGAGAAAGACCCGGCCTACCACGCGGAAATGATGAAACTGTACAAGAAGCACGTGCTCAAGGACCCGACGGCGGAAAGCTTCGTGCCGCTGGCGACCATCGCTCCGGCCAACGGCAACGGCAATGGCCACAAGCCGGCGGTGGAGAACGTGGAAGAGCCGGTAGCGGGCGATTAGAACCAGCAGCTCCTGTTTCAAGGCCGCCGGGAGGCGGCCTTTTCTCTGGCGCGACCCTGCGCAATTTCGGCTGCCGCAGGGCTTACGCCCCGGGCTCATCCAAGAAAAAAGGCAATCCAGAGAGGATTTCGTCATACCGTTCGCTGCAAGTTCCCGCCGTTCGCTGCGCGCGGGGCGCTTCTCACTGTGCCATGTAATCGCGGTCACGCGGTGGCGTGAGTCGGGTCACATCCCGGGCGCGGCGCGATAAGCGACCCTTTGATGACGGCCAGCCGTACGCCGCGAGGTGGCGGTGTGGGCGGCGGCCGCGAACACAACAGGAGAGCCAGGTGAGCACACGGACGTTCCCCGAGACGCAGCCCGAGGTCCCGCTTCCGCTGTCCGAACCCAAGACGCGCAAGACGGTGAAAGGTGTTCATCCCGGCACCACCTACACCGGCGCGCCCATCGAGCCGCTGCAGAGAGGGCTGCCCAAGACCACGCAGTCGCTGTGCCCGGAGTGCACCCAGCTGATCGAGGCGCGGCTGTTCGAGGAGAACGGCCGGGTGATGATGGAGAAGACCTGCGCCGCCCACGGCTACTTCAAGGACACGGTGTGGTCC
This region includes:
- a CDS encoding radical SAM protein — protein: MHKPIKYVEKALTVAANGAWFVYERLNRISPNPSFTPKWSERPLLKSYQKQKPPLGWPRATDSLCPRCVPEIRKKILDGDLPLDVLMNERPGEIKAQIIERDGKILMVKDCPVHGHFEDVMSIDPVMFRHLEESFPGRDIRSHADEHLHHHGTSTIKHGRGAVLTIDLTNRCNMMCDPCFMDANQVGFVHELTWEEIKTLLDNAISIKPKRQMSVQFSGGEPTLSPYFLDAVRYSRKVGYNSVQAATNGIEFAKSKEFCKQAAEAGLRYAYLQFDGIGNAANAHRKVGNLFDVKMKAIENLYESGVDVVPVTTIINGINNEQVGRIIKFALDNPKLISFCSFQPVSFTGRDEEITEERRAAQRYTLAHLAHDVKSQVGIGEPTRDWFPLSFMGTFSDWADLVHGPDATWGQMSCGCHPNCGVGMGIMVDKETKEAAPITAFLNADQLAKDVAKVTDAGRGRTMSLLGMALAVMRNFDSFKTTTHFSIFDLLMKFDKGFGASKKARSGAYGKVGADRTIEDVEKRRKDRWNILFIAGMWFQDLWNYDFRRTEQCIIPYATQEGEISFCAYNTGIGWRNIIEKMHMTATLTKWYDEHGRHEIFAGGKNVSIEQPKERVYTLNRDLITDEEQRDLDKLGVAKNAREEKIRKRDQKMKEKDPAYHAEMMKLYKKHVLKDPTAESFVPLATIAPANGNGNGHKPAVENVEEPVAGD